In Bythopirellula goksoeyrii, a single window of DNA contains:
- the floA gene encoding flotillin-like protein FloA (flotillin-like protein involved in membrane lipid rafts) yields MNPQQMLITAGIAVLALIGIVFVFATIKYFKIWLQAYMSNAKVSLWSLIGMGLRQVNTRVIVDGKIMAMQAGVGTDPTTGITTRRLEAHYLAGGDVPRVISAIIAAQRADIDLDFDRAAAIDLAGRDVLDAVRTSVHPKVIDCPDPEKSPKQTLSAVAKNGVELRIRALVTVRTNLSQLIGGATEETIIARVGEGIITSIGSATDHLEVMENPDRISKAVLKRGLDAHTAFEIVSIDIADIDVGENIGARLQADQAEADTRKAQALAEQRRADAIAREQEMKARVAENRAAVVLAQAEVPMAMAEAFREGNLERWKKNGTE; encoded by the coding sequence ATGAATCCTCAACAAATGCTTATCACGGCCGGCATTGCCGTCCTGGCACTCATCGGCATTGTTTTTGTCTTTGCCACGATCAAGTATTTCAAGATCTGGCTCCAAGCCTACATGTCTAATGCCAAAGTGAGTCTCTGGAGTCTCATCGGCATGGGTCTGCGGCAGGTCAACACCCGCGTGATTGTTGATGGCAAAATCATGGCAATGCAAGCTGGCGTAGGTACTGACCCGACCACGGGCATCACTACGCGTCGGCTGGAAGCTCATTACCTTGCAGGGGGCGATGTGCCACGCGTGATTAGTGCAATCATCGCGGCACAGAGGGCCGACATTGATCTTGATTTCGATCGTGCAGCAGCCATTGATTTGGCAGGACGAGACGTCCTCGACGCCGTGCGAACCAGTGTCCACCCCAAGGTGATTGATTGTCCCGACCCAGAAAAATCTCCGAAGCAAACCTTGAGCGCCGTGGCTAAGAATGGCGTCGAGCTGAGGATTCGTGCTTTGGTTACCGTAAGAACAAATCTCTCTCAGCTTATTGGCGGTGCAACGGAAGAGACAATCATCGCCCGAGTGGGTGAAGGAATTATTACTTCTATCGGTTCTGCAACAGATCACCTGGAAGTGATGGAAAATCCTGACAGGATTTCGAAGGCGGTTCTCAAACGGGGACTTGATGCCCACACAGCATTTGAAATTGTGTCGATCGACATCGCTGACATCGATGTGGGGGAAAACATTGGTGCTCGCCTGCAAGCCGATCAAGCAGAAGCCGATACTCGCAAGGCCCAAGCCTTGGCCGAACAGCGTCGTGCAGATGCCATTGCTCGCGAGCAGGAAATGAAAGCGCGAGTGGCCGAGAACCGGGCCGCTGTCGTTCTTGCTCAGGCGGAAGTGCCCATGGCGATGGCTGAGGCCTTCCGGGAGGGGAATCTAGAACGCTGGAAAAAGAATGGCACCGAGTAA
- a CDS encoding YceI family protein, protein MKKTILHTVTLLGLVFANLPLTYSADSFKMDPAHTSLIFGVSHLGFSYTYGRFNEVVGTYTLDKENPAASQFQLSINADSIDTGNAKRDEHLRGPDFFNVKQFPAITFQSTKVETTENEAGETVYEVTGDMTMHGVTRSIPLSLRLLKEGPGMDGKTVTGFLCEKHIMRTEFGMTNMIPGIGDEVAVTISFEGVKQ, encoded by the coding sequence ATGAAAAAAACCATTCTTCACACGGTGACCCTCCTGGGTCTGGTCTTTGCCAATCTGCCACTGACCTATTCTGCCGACAGCTTCAAAATGGATCCTGCACATACTTCGCTCATCTTCGGAGTGAGCCATCTAGGGTTCAGTTACACCTATGGCCGATTCAATGAGGTAGTTGGCACTTATACGCTCGATAAGGAAAATCCTGCTGCAAGCCAGTTCCAGCTCTCGATCAATGCAGATAGCATCGACACCGGCAATGCCAAGCGAGATGAGCATCTTCGTGGGCCCGATTTCTTTAATGTGAAACAATTTCCTGCCATCACTTTTCAAAGCACAAAGGTAGAAACAACAGAGAATGAAGCTGGAGAAACCGTCTACGAAGTCACCGGCGATATGACCATGCATGGTGTTACGCGCTCGATTCCTCTGTCGCTGCGTCTGCTGAAGGAAGGCCCCGGAATGGATGGCAAAACAGTCACAGGTTTCTTGTGTGAAAAGCACATCATGCGCACTGAGTTCGGCATGACGAACATGATTCCAGGAATTGGAGATGAAGTGGCAGTGACGATCAGCTTCGAAGGAGTGAAGCAATAA
- the mnmA gene encoding tRNA 2-thiouridine(34) synthase MnmA → MARVVLAMSGGVDSSVAAHLLTAEGHEVIGVFMRHGQQSPVACSTGGGDAPARSGLPIINRLDHKQGCCTAADAEDARRVADRLNIPFYALNLEAEFSRIIDYFVDEYTTGRTPNPCVQCNNWIKFGKLFDYADSVGAEFVATGHYARLEPTLSGLPALLRGVDSGKDQSYVLFGIEREYLKRMLLPVGEFEKPAIRRIAAELGFNVAEKKDSQEICFVTQGRYDQFVRDRREAVDTSGEFVTTTGEVIGTHPGIEGFTVGQRKGLGVAFGEPKFVVRIEPETRRVVLGDREELARESFDAAGTNWLVEAEDIPRRCQVQIRYNTAPVWADVQLLPGRRLAVKFVEPQCGVAPGQAVVCYDGERTLGGGWIES, encoded by the coding sequence ATGGCACGAGTCGTACTGGCAATGTCTGGCGGAGTGGATTCCAGCGTCGCGGCCCATCTGCTCACCGCAGAGGGACACGAGGTGATCGGGGTCTTCATGCGCCATGGGCAACAGTCGCCAGTGGCATGTTCGACTGGGGGCGGAGACGCCCCGGCTCGCTCGGGACTGCCAATTATTAATCGGCTTGATCATAAGCAGGGTTGTTGCACTGCCGCCGACGCCGAGGATGCCCGTCGCGTGGCCGATCGATTGAACATCCCGTTCTACGCACTGAATCTCGAAGCGGAGTTCAGCCGGATCATCGACTACTTTGTCGACGAGTACACGACTGGCCGCACTCCCAATCCGTGTGTGCAGTGCAACAACTGGATAAAGTTCGGCAAGCTGTTCGACTATGCCGACAGTGTCGGGGCTGAGTTCGTAGCGACAGGGCACTACGCTCGACTCGAGCCAACACTTTCCGGTTTGCCGGCGCTGTTGCGTGGGGTGGACAGTGGCAAGGATCAATCGTATGTGTTGTTTGGCATCGAGCGGGAATATCTCAAGCGGATGCTGCTGCCGGTTGGTGAGTTTGAAAAACCTGCGATCCGTCGGATCGCGGCTGAATTGGGGTTCAACGTTGCAGAGAAGAAGGACAGTCAGGAGATCTGCTTCGTCACGCAAGGTCGGTATGACCAATTTGTGCGTGATCGCCGTGAGGCGGTGGATACTTCTGGTGAGTTTGTCACGACCACGGGTGAAGTGATCGGCACGCACCCCGGCATTGAAGGGTTCACCGTCGGACAGCGCAAGGGACTGGGCGTCGCGTTCGGCGAGCCGAAGTTTGTGGTGCGGATCGAGCCAGAGACTCGGCGAGTAGTTTTGGGAGATCGCGAGGAATTGGCCCGAGAATCGTTTGACGCGGCGGGAACCAACTGGCTGGTCGAAGCCGAAGATATTCCGCGACGATGCCAGGTTCAGATTCGGTATAACACGGCACCCGTCTGGGCCGATGTGCAACTATTGCCAGGGCGGCGGCTGGCGGTGAAGTTCGTCGAACCTCAATGCGGCGTCGCGCCGGGGCAGGCAGTGGTTTGCTACGATGGCGAGCGCACACTGGGGGGCGGGTGGATCGAGTCTTAG
- the prfB gene encoding peptide chain release factor 2 (programmed frameshift), which yields MEKEWHDRAEAIRTAILQLRDSLDCATKEARIEAIDAEMAAPGFWDSQEAAQQTVSERKSLDAIVKPLSEALTSSDDLTAMLEMAEEDESFAAEVPAEVERLEAVIETLKLQALLNGTHDAAGAILTINARDGGTDANDWAEMLLRMYMQWAQKNGYSIELVDRQDNEEAGINNATITIRGPMAYGYLRGETGMHRLVRISPFNSEGKRQTSFAAVDVSPEISDSVDIEIDEDDVREDTFRASGAGGQHVNKTSSAIRLTHIPTNIVVQCQNERSQHKNRATAWKMLRARMARVEEEKREAEDAIKYQQQAKSGFGSQIRNYFLHPDQRVKDARTKFQMGNFHTVLDGDIQGFLDSVLRWRAGHPVEEGDDD from the exons CTGGAAAAAGAATGGCATGATCGCGCCGAAGCGATCCGCACGGCGATTCTCCAGTTGCGGGACTCTCTT GACTGTGCTACCAAAGAAGCCCGCATCGAGGCCATCGACGCCGAGATGGCGGCCCCCGGTTTTTGGGACTCTCAGGAAGCGGCCCAGCAGACCGTCTCCGAACGCAAGTCGCTCGACGCGATTGTAAAGCCACTCTCCGAAGCGCTCACCTCAAGTGACGACCTCACGGCCATGTTGGAAATGGCCGAGGAAGACGAATCCTTCGCTGCCGAAGTTCCCGCCGAAGTCGAGCGACTCGAAGCGGTCATTGAGACACTCAAACTCCAGGCACTGCTCAACGGCACCCACGACGCCGCCGGGGCGATCCTCACGATCAACGCCCGCGATGGCGGCACCGATGCCAACGACTGGGCGGAGATGCTCCTGCGGATGTACATGCAGTGGGCCCAGAAAAACGGCTACAGCATCGAACTCGTCGACCGCCAGGACAACGAGGAAGCCGGCATCAACAACGCCACGATCACCATCCGCGGACCGATGGCCTATGGCTACCTCCGCGGCGAAACCGGCATGCACCGCCTGGTCCGAATCAGCCCGTTCAATAGCGAAGGGAAGCGCCAAACCAGCTTCGCCGCCGTGGATGTTTCGCCGGAGATCTCTGATTCGGTGGACATTGAGATCGACGAAGACGACGTCCGCGAGGACACCTTCCGAGCCAGTGGTGCTGGCGGGCAACATGTGAACAAGACTTCCAGCGCGATCCGCTTGACGCACATCCCCACCAACATCGTGGTTCAATGCCAGAACGAACGCAGCCAGCACAAGAATCGCGCAACCGCCTGGAAGATGCTGCGAGCCCGCATGGCCCGCGTTGAGGAAGAAAAACGCGAGGCCGAGGATGCAATCAAATACCAACAGCAGGCCAAAAGCGGTTTCGGCTCCCAGATTCGCAACTACTTCTTGCACCCCGACCAACGGGTGAAAGATGCTCGCACGAAATTCCAAATGGGTAACTTTCACACGGTGCTCGATGGCGATATCCAGGGTTTTCTGGACTCGGTACTTCGCTGGCGTGCGGGCCATCCGGTGGAAGAGGGAGACGACGATTAG